The Raphanus sativus cultivar WK10039 chromosome 2, ASM80110v3, whole genome shotgun sequence genome includes a region encoding these proteins:
- the LOC130508419 gene encoding protein EIN6 ENHANCER-like: protein MEAELVEADIVVPMHLSFKKTQSYEKYPKGQSRGRWKHLKQILQADHHPSFYINIESPPSTQPCKRICDVTGFEAPYVDPRTNLRYANAHVFKTLRSLSTHQAHHYLSIRNAAPLLK, encoded by the exons atggaGGCGGAGTTGGTGGAGGCAGATATAGTGGTTCCGATGCATCTGAGCTTTAAGAAGACACAGTCCTATGAAAAGTACCCAAAGGGGCAGTCTCGAGGAAGGTGGAAGCATCTCAAACAGATCCTCCAAGCTGACCACCATCCCTCCTTTT ATATCAACATCGAGTCGCCTCCATCCACTCAACCATGCAAGAGAATTTGCGATGTCACTGGATTCGAG GCGCCATATGTAGACCCCAGAACAAACCTGCGATATGCAAACGCTCATGTTTTCAAGACTCTAAGGTCACTCTCCACTCACCAAGCCCACCACTATCTCTCCATTCGCAATGCCGCTCCTCTTCTCAAGTAG
- the LOC108842498 gene encoding serine/threonine-protein kinase STY46 has translation MVMEEKESCGSRVMGDILTMSQAAMDRRERMKVEVFEEVILRLRQSDTIDTNLPGFADDLWAHFNRLPARYALDVNVERAEDVVMHQRLLLSAVDDPQNRPAIQVRLVQVQPPAISSTNETSPTRKSIHPPPAFGSSPNLEALALAPLDDVEPDYSVRNNSLYSRPLHEITFSTPDKPKLLFQLTALLAELGLNIQEAHVFSTTDGFSLDVFVVDGWPYEEVDRLRTALETEAAKIELQDQSWPMQQSFSPEKENGTAKDHVVIPTDGTDVWEINLKQLKFGHKIASGSYGDLYKGTYYSQEVAIKILKPERLDSELEKEFSQEVFIMRKVRHKNVVQFIGACTKPPHLCIVTEFMPGGSVYDYLHKQKGVFKLPALFKVAIDICKGMNYLHQNNIIHRDLKAANLLLDENEVVKVADFGVARVKAQTGVMTAETGTYRWMAPEVIEHKPYDHKADVFSYGIVLWELLTGKIPYEYMTPLQAAVGVVQKGLRPKIPKKTHPKMRELMERLWEKDPTLRPDFAEIKEKLEEIAKQVGEEGEEKKRASTGGGGIFAALRRSATTHH, from the exons ATGGTGATGGAGGAGAAGGAGAGTTGCGGTAGTAGAGTAATGGGGGACATCTTAACAATGTCTCAGGCAGCCATGGACCGTCGTGAGCGGATGAAAGTCGAGGTGTTCGAGGAGGTCATCCTTCGTCTCCGTCAATCTGATACAATAGACACGAATCTCCCCGGTTTCGCCGACGACCTATGGGCTCACTTCAATCGCCTCCCGGCCCG GTATGCATTGGATGTGAATGTGGAGAGGGCTGAAGACGTTGTGATGCACCAGAGGTTGCTTCTTTCCGCTGTTGATGATCCACAAAACAGGCCTGCTATCCAAGTTCGTCTCGTCCAG gTTCAACCTCCAGCGATCTCCTCTACCAATGAAACTTCTCCTACCAGAAAAAG CATTCATCCTCCGCCTGCCTTTGGTTCATCCCCCAATCTTGAAGCACTTGCACTTGCTCCCCTTGACGACGTTGAGCCCGACTACTCTGTCCGTAACAACTCACTCTATTCCCG TCCCTTGCATGAGATCACCTTTTCCACACCAGACAAACCTAAACTCCTTTTTCAG TTAACTGCATTACTTGCTGAGCTTGGGCTCAACATTCAAGAGGCGCATGTTTTTTCTACCACCGATGGCTTCTCACTTGATGTTTTTGTCGTTGATGGTTGGCCCTACGAg GAAGTAGACAGACTTAGAACAGCATTGGAGACAGAAGCAGCAAAGATTGAG TTGCAGGATCAAAGCTGGCCTATGCAGCAATCCTTCTCTCCTGAAAAGGAAAACGGGACGGCGAAAGATCATGTCGTAATACCCACTGATGGAACTGATGTTTGGGAAATCAATCTTAAACAGTTAAAATTCGGGCATAAGATAGCATCTGGTTCTTATGGAGATCT GTATAAAGGTACATACTATAGCCAGGAAGTTGCTATCAAAATCCTCAAGCCAGAGCGTCTAGATTCTGAGCTAGAAAAAGAGTTTTCCCAAGAAGTCTTTATTATGAG GAAAGTTAGGCACAAAAACGTTGTTCAGTTCATTGGTGCTTGCACTAAACCTCCACATCTCTGTATTGTTACAG aattcaTGCCCGGTGGAAGTGTATATGACTATCTACACAAGCAAAAGGGCGTGTTTAAGCTTCCAGCTTTGTTTAAAGTAGCTATAGATATTTGCAAAGGGATGAACTACTTACACCAAAATAACATAATTCACAGAGATTTGAAGGCTGCCAACCTTCTATTGGACGAAAATGAG GTTGTTAAGGTTGCAGATTTTGGGGTGGCTAGAGTAAAAGCACAAACTGGAGTTATGACAGCTGAAACTGGAACATATCGCTGGATGGCTCCGGAG GTGATAGAACACAAGCCATATGATCACAAGGCAGACGTTTTCAGCTATGGGATTGTGCTATGGGAGTTGTTGACTGGAAAG ATTCCATACGAATACATGACGCCATTGCAGGCAGCCGTAGGGGTGGTCCAAAAG GGATTAAGGCCGAAAATACCGAAGAAGACGCATCCGAAAATGAGAGAGCTAATGGAGAGATTGTGGGAGAAGGATCCAACGCTGAGACCAGACTTCGCAGAGATCAAAGAGAAGCTAGAAGAGATAGCCAAGCAA GTAGGAGAAGAGGGGGAGGAGAAGAAAAGAGCATCAACAGGAGGAGGGGGAATCTTTGCAGCACTGAGGAGAAGTGCAACAACACATCATTGA